The genomic stretch CCGTCTGCTGTCAGTTGTGGTGGTGTTTTTCAGAGCATCATAATCAACAAATTTACTTGACAGGGGCTCATGGTCTAGCAGCTATGACGTCGCTCTCACTAAGCGGAGATCGGGAGTGCAAGTCTCCCTGGGCCCATCATTGTTTTTTAAATTAGAAGATTAGGAATTAATTGTCTCAAGAATTTTGTCTTTTTTATTAAGTAAAAAAGGATATCTCTCGGCATACAGATTAATATTCGCCTGTACTACTTTTTCATAAATATTATGATCGCCAACCCCAAGATAATTTATTTCAGTTCTCAATTCTTTTATTAAATTTTTAAATATTTTTTTTTGAGAAGGACTTAATTCCTTATCATTCGAATCATAAACTATAAAACTAATCGCCCTTATAGCATCTGCAATAATAGCGGCATTCTCGTCATATAGTTCTTTTTCTTTTCCGCAATCAACTATATCCTTTAATGGTTTGATTAAAGAGATGTTATGAATTTTCTCCTTTTCTTCAAGCGCCATTAAAATCCTCTCTAACCCGAAAGCAGCTGCTATGACTTCATTTTTTGTCAAACTGATATTGTTTTGCCCATTAAAAATATATTTATAATTTAATTGAGAAGCAATTTCAACATATCTTCCATCAACCATTTTATAATAGATTTCAAAACCCGGTCCGCCAGCACAATTTGGTATTCTTGCAATGAAAAGATTTCGCCTTCCTTTTGTTGGGATTACCTGAGCTTCTCCTAGTAGATTTTTCCAAACATTGGCTATTTTTCTAGTCTCCTGCGAAGTGATGTGGACGTCATCAATTTTGCAGTCTTCCAGATAAGTAACTAAGAGTTTATCTTTTTTAAGTCCAAGGACATTCGTTATTAATTCATAAATTTCTTGCGTATTCTTTTCAAAATTGAGCATATCGGGATTTCCAACCTGTGTAAATTCCATCATTTCAAAGAAGCTTAAATGCCTGTTGCTAATGCCTATTTTTGAAGAATCTGTCTCGCGCAAACAGCGTTCTGCAAGTGAAAAAGTAATTGGCGGTCTAGGGCATTCATCGCGCAGTATAGGATCGACTATATGATGGCCTGCACTGGGGTTAAATTTTCCATAACCGCCTCTGGCGTAAAGCAGGCCTACAGATTTTTCTAAAGGATAACCTGACTTTTCTGCAAAGTCAATTACATTTTTGATAATGTTTTTACTATTCATAAGTTATAAAATATTATGCACTTTATTAAATTTATTTGTTGCTTTTCTACAAACAAATAGAAAAATTTAAATAAGGAGCGGTTTTAGATGCCAAAATGGAAGAAATATTCAAGGAATTAGGACTTTCTGATAAGGAAATAAAAGCTTATTTGAAACTCTTAGAGCTTGGGCAAGCGACAACACAGAGGCTTTCAGAGGTTACAGCAATCAACAGAATAACACTTTATGATATTCTAAGATATCTGATAGAAAAAGGTTTTGTTGGTTATACAATCATTGATAAGGTCAAATATTTTTATGCAACACCGCCAAGAAATGTGCTAAATATGCTTAAAGAAAAAGAAAGAAAATTTGTTTCTATTCTACCTGAACTAGAGTCAAAGATGGAAATTATAGGCAAAAGACCAACTTTTCAATTATTCGAAGGAAAGGAAGGCATAAATACAGTAAATGAAGATGTCCTTAGAGAAAAAAACGAGATCCTTGCCTATGGTTCTTCCCAAATCATAAATAAAATCATAAAATATCAGGCAATAGATTTCATGAAAAAAAGGATAAAAAATAAAATTAAATGGAAAGGAATAAGTGATTCTGGTTTTAAAGAGCATATTTTTTTTGAAAAACCAGAGTATAAAAAAATAACTGTATTAAAAGTTGACGATTCATTTAAAAATATTGGAACATGGAATTACATTTACAACAATAAAATTGCAATTTTATCATTTAATAAAGAAAATTTTGTTGGAATTATAATCGAGGATGAAACTATAAATAAAACAGCAAAGTTAATTTTTGAAAAACTGTGGAAGCAAGCTAAAAAATCTTAATTATAGAATGATCCAAAAAACAAGCTTTTATTCATGGAAAACAGGCAATCTGGCAAAAGGCTGCAGGCTTTGCGTAGAAGGATCTAAATTAGTTTTATTTGCAACTGGGCTTTGCCCCAGAAGCTGCTTTTACTGCCCTTTATCAGAGCAGAAAAAGAACAAAGATGTTGTTTATGCAGATGAGTGGAAGATCGAAAAAGACAGAGACATAATTGCAGAAGCAAAATCAATAAGCGCAAAAGGAGCTTCTTTGACTGGAGGCGATCCGTTCATAGTTTTAAACAGAAGCATTAAATACATTAAATTATTAAAAAAAGCCTTTGGAAAGAAATTTCATATACATCTTTACACACTTCCTGAATTATTAACGCTCAATAAATTAAAAAAATTCTATAATGCGGGTTTGGACGAGATAAGGCTGCATCCTGATATTTTCAACAGGAAGAATTGGAATAAAATAGATTTAGTCAAGAAATTTAAATGGCAGATTGGAGTTGAAATTCCAGTCATTCCCGGTCACAAAAAGAAAATCATGGAACTGATTGATTATTTTGCGGATAAAATCAATTTTTTAAATCTAAATGAACTGGAAATATCAGACACAAATGCAGACAAATTATTGAAAATGGGCTTTAGGTGCAAAGACGAAGTTTCTTATGGAATAAAAGGAAGCGAAGAGCTGGCTTTTGAATTATTAAAACACATCAGTAAAAAACATCCAAAGCCGAATGTCCATTACTGCACTGCAACTTTAAAGGACAAAGTTCAGTTGGCAAACAGGATAAAAAGAAGGGCAAAAAACACTGCAAAAGCTTATGACATTGTCAGTGAAGAAGGCATGCTGATCAGGGGCGCTGTTTATTTGCCTGATTTAAAGCCAGGATTTAGTTATAGAAAAAGATTGGAAAATATTTTAAAAAATAAAAAAATTAAAAATAAGCTTATAAAGAAATTAAACACAATAAAAAATAATTTAAAAAAAGACTTTAAAATAAAAAACAGCTTAATAGATATTGACGAGCAGAAATTAAGGATATTGGCATCAATGAAAATAATTGATAAAATAAAAAATAAAATAATATTGAAAGGCCTCTGCCCGGCAATTGTTGAAGAATATCCTACATGGGATCAGACTGAAATAGATATCGAGTTTTTGCGCAATAAAGCAAAAACTATTTAAATTATAAGAATAAAGAAACAGCATGATCATCACAATCAACACGAAAGACGACTCGCACGAGGATATAAGGAAAGTGATAAGGATGCTGCAGCATCTTTTAGGAGAGCATGAAACATTCACGAACAGGAATATATTTGATTCTCCCTCTCCAAGTTTGGATCCGCATCAGCCAACAAGCGCTTTTGGAGCAATGTTTGGCAGTGAAAACACAGCATTAACTGATTCATCCGCAGCTGAAATCAAAGAAAAAAAAGACGATGAAGAAACTCCTGAGGTAATCGTTTATGACTATTGAGCAGGAAGAGCCGGAGTATTTTTCAGCAAAAGACCTTGTGAGGTCGTTTTTTGGCTCTTTATTTTTCGGATTTGCATTCATCTTCAGCAAGGCATTGATTGATTTAAGCGCAACATTGGATAAGATTCATATCGTCCTGATTCTGCTTTCGACTTTTCTGCTCCTCACATTTGAGATATACTTCATCGGTTACCAGAGGGTAAGCGACAGGAAAAGAAGGCCGTTCTGGGAGTTCTGGCTCAAAAGATTCGCAACATTCTACGTAATAACTGTCTTGGTTTCGCTCTATCTTGTTTATATTTACAATTTTCAGGTTTATCTGACAACATACATGGAAATAATAAAGCTCGTAGTTGCAGTTTCACTGCCCTGCGCAACAGGCGCTGCAATCGCAGACTTATTGAAAAAATACTAAGGTTTTTATATCGAGCTTTTTTCTTTGTCTTTTATGGAAAAATACAAATTTTTTGAGCACACAGCAGATGCAAAATTCCAGGCATACGGCAAAACTCTTGAAGAAGCATTCTCGAATGCAGCCTTAGCCATGTTTTCTGTGATGACAGACATCAAAAAAATAAAGCCAAAGATAAAAAAAGAAATAAGTGTTGAAGGAATAGACCAAAAGCAGCTTCTTTATAATTTTCTGGAAGAATTCTTGTTTTTAATGGATACAGAATTTTTGCTGTTAAGCAATGTTGAAAAGATAAAGATAAACGCCAATAAATTAACTGCAACAGCCTTTTTTGACAAAGCAGAAAACTACGAAACCCATGGTGATGTAAAAGCAGTTACATACCAGGAAATGGAGATAAATCAGGAAAAAGACAAGGTCATGGTGCAGGTTGTTGTGGACATATAATCTTAGCAAACTATTTAAACTGATTAAATTTACCCTTCTTTATGGAGCTAAAAAAAATAAACGAATTTACGTGGCAGATACCGAAAACAGGCAACATGAAGGTTCCTGCAATAATCTATGCTTCAGAGAAGCTGATAGAGAAGATAAAGCAGGACTTGACATTAAAGCAGTCGGAGAATGTTGCAGCATTGAAAGGGATCCAGACAGCATCATATACAATGCCAGATGCTCATCAAGGATATGGGTTTCCTATCGGTGGTGTTGCTGCGTTCGACATGGATGAAGGCATTATAAGCCCTGGCGGTGTTGGTTATGATATTAATTGTTTAACGGAAGATGCAAGAATATTGACTGAGCAAGGATATTTCAAAGAAATAAGAGAGTTCGAACATGATTTTATAGAAGTTGAGAACCTTAATTCAAAATATGCCTTGAAATCAAAAATGTGCCAATTAAAGGTAATTTCATTTGACTCTTCCCAAAATTGTTTTTCTTCCAAACAAGTTAATTATTTTATGAAGAAAAAACATTTTGGTTCAATTGTCAACATCAAAACTAAATTAGGATATGCCATTCAGTTAACAGAAGAACACCCGATATTATCAAAGTCAGGTATGATTGAATCTAAACTATTAAATCAAGGAGAACAAATAGCAATAAATCCTTTTGAAGGGGTTGAGTTTGAAAAGACTAAAGAGGATTTTATTTTAGCCACAGAAAATGAATTTGAAAAAAAACAGAGAGAAGAACTAATAAAAAGGGAGATTTTACCATTAAGATTAACTAATAGTAAGCTTCCAATCATAACAAAATTGTTCGGATATTTGCTAGGAGATGGAAGTATCTATATAAGCAATGGCAAGGGAAGGATATGCGCATTTGGTCAGAAAGAAGATCTTTTGGAAGTAAAAAGCGATTTTGAAAAACTTGGATTTTCTGCAAGGATTTATGGTAGAACAAGAGAACACACTATTGAAACTCAATATGGGAAAAAAATATTTTCAGCTAAAAATTATGAATTGCATGTATCTTCTATAGCATTAACCAATTTATTCTTTAAATTGGGGTACCCTAAAGGAATAAAAACTTCAACTAAATTTTTAATACCTAGCTGGATAGTAGGGAGCCCTAAATGGATGAAGCGATTGTTTATATCAGCCCTATTTGGAGCAGAGTTATCTAGCCCAAGAACCCATACAAAAACAGGTTTCGATTGCCCTGTCCTATCAATAAATAAAATAGAAAATCGAGTAGAAAATGGAAGAGAATTTTGCATCCAATTGATGAATTTGCTTGAAGAATTTGAAGTAAAAACAGATAAAATAATTGAAAGAAAAGAATATAAAAACAAACAAGGAGTGACCTACAGGATAAGACTTCAAATTTCTTCAGAAGAAGATAATCTGATTAAGCTTTGGTCAAAGATTGGTTTTTCCTATAATCGAAAGAGAGATATTCTGTCCAAAATAGCAATACTGTACATTAAAGAAAAAAAGAACCTTGCTGGAATACGATCAGAAATTGCTGTCAAGGTAAAAGATTTTAAGAAGAAAGGGTTAAAGCTCAAAGAAGTCCAAAATTTATTAAAAAATGAATATGTGAATGATCGCTTTATAGAACGACATTATTACGAAAACGCAGGACAGAGAATTTCTTTAAATTTCATATCCTTCGAAGAATTCAAAAGATTGAAATTAAATGAATTTGAAAAATATGGCTTATTTTTTGATTTTGTCATTTCTGTTTCAAAAGTACCATATGAAGGAGATGTGTACGATCTAAATATAGATAAAACACATAATTTTGTAGCAAATAATATCATAGTTTCGAATTGCGGCGTCAGACTATTAGCAACAGACTGGGCTGAAAAAGACATTGCTGCAAAAAGAAAAGAATTGCTTAATGAGATCTTCAAAGAAGTCCCTGCAGGAGTTGGAAAGTCAGGAATCACAAAATTAAGCAAAGATATTTTGATGGAAATTCTGAAGAAAGGCGCAAGATGGGCTTTAGAGCAGGGTTATGGGACAAAAGAAGATCTGGAAAGAACAGAAGAAAACGGCTGCATGAAGGCTGCTGATCCAGGCACAGTTTCTCAAAGAGCTTTAGAAAGGGGAATGCCGCAGTTGGGAACATTAGGAAGCGGAAATCATTTTCTGGAAATACAGAAAGTTGATCAAATCTATGACATAGAAACTGCAAAAGATTTTGGAATAACTGAAAAAGGCCAGATAACTGTTATGATACACTGCGGATCCAGAGGATTGGGGCATCAGGTTGCTTCTGATTATATCAAGGAAATGGAAGAAAAGCACGGGATAAAAGATCTGCCGGACAGGGAACTAGTTAATGCTCCTATTAATTCAGAAACAGGCCAGAGATACTATAAGGCAATGTGCTGCGCAATAAATTATGCTTTTGCAAACAGGCAGATGATAGAGCACTGGACAAGGGATGTTTTCAATAGAATAATGGGCAGCTCAGATGGGATGAAGCAAGTTTATGATGTCTGCCACAATCTTGCTAAATTTGAAAGGCACAATGTTGATGGAAAGCAGAAATTAGTCTGCGTTCACAGAAAAGGCGCAACCAGAAGCTTTGGTCCAGGAAGAGAGGAGATTCCTGATGTTTACAGAAGCATTGGACAGCCGGTGATAATCCCTGGATCAATGGGAACTGCTTCGTATTTATTGGTTGGAACGAAAAAAGCAGAGGAGATCTCCTGGGGATCAACAGCCCACGGCGCAGGAAGAGTTGCATCAAGGAGTGAAGGATTAAGAACATTAAGAGGAGAGCAGGTTGCGCATGATCTTGAAAAGAAAGGCATAGAAGTCAAGGCAACATCATGGAAAGGGATCGCAGAAGAAGCTCCCCAGATGTACAAGGACATTGATGAAGTTGTCAGAGTTTCTCATGCGCTTGGGATCGGGAATATGGTCGTAAGATTAGTGCCGTTGGCAGTGATGAAAGGCTAGAGCTGCTTCGCTTTAACATTTTTTCTATAAATGAAGACAATAGAAACCAGATATCCGAAGTAAGAAATAATTTCTAACAACGAAGGATCTCCATTATATCCGAACAGTGATTTCAAAATACTCCCAAAATTGCCATTCTCGTTTATGATGTTGTTCGTATTCCAAACATGTTCAATTGTAATGGGCAACAAGCTTGCTTCTTGAAACTCATGAACGCCATGCGCAATAAGACCGGCTGCAAATAATGTAAGCAGAATGCTCGTTATATTGAAAAATAACTTCAAATTGATCCGTTTTATGCTGAAGAAAAACAAATAACCCAAAATTAATGCGCTGACAATTCCGATTAAGGCCCCTATGAGATTGTTCTCTTTACTGACAAAATTAGCTGCTCCGAGAAAAATAACAGTTTCAACACCCTCTCTTAATACTGCAACCAGGCTAAGAAAGAACAATCCAAGCTCATGCTCCATCTCCACCTTTTTGGATACTTTCTCTCTTATCTCCTTAACATGGCTCTTTTTCATCATCCAAAATATCATATAAGTCAGTAGAATCGCAGCTGCAAACATTGATATGCCTTCAAATATCTGCTCAGCTTTGCCTTCAAATTCCCCAATAAAAAACTTAAAAATAAATGCAGTTATAACGCTTAAAACCAAACCAGAAATCACCCCAAACCATACAAATTTAGCATAGTCTTTCCTTTTTATTTCATAAAGATATGCGAGAATTATTCCTATAACCAATACTACTTCTAAAGTTTCCCTGAATGTTATTATTGCGCTGGTTAGCATTGGATTCGCACCTTTATTGGCTTCCCATGGGGGCAATAAGCTGGGTTTTTCATAATTAAGCTCATCTTTTTAACAGCCAAGTCAGATAATGCATGCTCTATCTTGTTTGCTTCATTATGCACCTGGCTTAATTTTAAGCCCAGTATCTTGCTTAAAAATAATTCAATAATCCTGTGTTTGTATGTTAATTGCCTGCCTTCAATCAATCCTTTTTTTGTTAGCTTTAAAGGCCCGTATGGCTTTACAGAGATTAATTTATATTTTGACAGCTTGCTTAACATCTCAGAAACACTGGCTTTTGATATATTCAGGTATTTTGCCAGATCAATGGATCTGACCTCTCCTTTAGACTCCTCGCTAAGATGGTATGCTGCCCTGATATAATCTTCTTTTGAAAAGTTCATAAAGTTAGGTATGCCTAACTCATATATAAATGTTGCGGTTTAAGCATGCTTTATTTTGGCATATGAAGCTGCCAGGCTTTCACATCAGTCAGGGATATAGTTGTCAGATTAGTGCCGTTGGCAGTGATGAAAGGGTAGAGAAGCCATGATTTGCTTAACTATTGGTAAAATCTATTTTTGTACAGATCTTTAAGTAAAATTTATATATCCTATTATATATCGGTTATGTATGCATGATGCAATCCGTAAACACACACAAAATATTAAGAAATTTCATGACAATAAAATACGCAGATATTATAAGTTCATACCCCTAATTGGGTTGATATTGTTATTAATGTTATTCTCATCTCAAAAAAATCAACCTGACTCCACACCTATAGTAAAGCAAAGCTTCGTTGAAAGATTATCTGATTCGTGGTATGATGTTTCAAACTCATTCAAATTTGATGGATTAATTGATGTTTTAATAACAACAATACTTTTAATAACTATATGGACTGGGTATAAGTATTGGCTTCTTAGATTAAGATACATACGAAATAACGCTAACCTGCTACAGAATATAATTATTGTAATTATGCTTTTCATTTTTGTTGACAGGCACATTAAACTTGATTCCTTTTTAGGTCAGTACATAGATTGGATATTATTTTTGATATTCCTTTACATAATCTTAGCTGGAAGCTGGTATCTTGCAAAAACTATTGATAGAATCGACCTGACATCTGATTTATATTGTTGGGGTTTAAGGATAATCGCAACAATAGTCATCTTTATTGGCGTAAATCTATTCTTTTCAAGTGCATTTGTACTAACATTTTCTAATTCTAAACTAGTATTTGATAACATTTATTGGATATTGAGCATATGCTTAATACTTCTAGGAGCATTCATGGGTTTCAGATCTGTCAGAAGGTATCCGATGATTAAGATATGGTAGGTCTGAACAAAACTTTTCTCAGAAAAAATAAGAATTCCTGTTTAGGTGACTACAAAATAGCCTAAATGTAGTCACCTAATACCAAAACATTTAAATATGTAGTCACCTATATTATTCTATGCACGTTGAGAAAAGAAAGGCAGGAAAGCGAATAAAGTATTTTTTGGCGCATTCTTACAGGGAGGGCGCTAAGGTTTACAAATTCAGAAAATATCTGGGGCAGGACATAGATTTGCTGGAGGAAAGGAAAAAAATAGCTGAAAAGCTTATCCTTGAAGAAATACACAAATACAAAATCATAAAAGATCCGCTTCAGGTGGAACTTTCAGAAGAAGAGATAGCTTCAATAAGAAAGCTTGAAGCTCAAATACCCTTAAAAATAAGCCATTTATCAGAAGGAGACTGGAAAGAATTCTCAGAAATATTCACATACAATACCAATGCCATAGAAGGAAGCAGATTAAATCAGGAAGAAGTGAAAGAGCTGCTGGAAAAAGACAAATGGCCCAATAAGTCAAAAGAGGATATTGCAGAAGCATTTGGAGTGGATGAATCAATTTCATATATTCGAAACACAAAAGAGCATATCTCATTAGAGCTCATAAAAAAAATGCATAAGATTGTGTTCAAAAATTCCAAGCCATTTGCCGGAAAACTGAGAAAAAGAGGTGAAGAAGTAGTTGTCATGGGCAGCGGGGGAAATGTTGTCCATGAAGGAGCGCCGCAGGCAAGAATAAATCATCTTCTGCGCGGTTTGGCAGAATGGTATGAAAAGAACAAAAATAGGTATCCTGGATTGATTCTCGGGGCAGTTGTACATAACCAATTTGAGAATATTCATCCGTTCAGGGATGGAAATGGGCGAGTGGGAAGAATCTTGCTAAATAATATCCTCATCAAGCATAATCTGCCCCCGATAAACATAGATTTCAGGAACAGGGCAGAATACTATGCATCTTTGCAGGCATATGAAAAAAACCATGATTTAAAGCCCACAATAGAGCTTTATATGAAAGAATACAATGAATTAAAGAAAAAACTTGGCAACCACAAAACAAAGAAAGCCTAAATAGATGAATCAGCTCTTTTTTATATCTCAATAATCTTCCCTTTCTTCCCGACATTTATGACCCTTGTCTTCCCAACCATTTCTTCTATGCCTTCTGCCTCATGCACATGGGAGCAGAGCAGAATGTCAGGATGGAATTTTTCTATTGCTCTCTTTATTCCTGAGCTGCCTGGAAAGAACTGCGTGAACTTCTCCATTTTTGTTCCTGAAGGATGCACATGTGTAACCATTATCTTCTTGCTTAACTCCTTTATTTTGTCAAAGCCTTTCTTCAGCAGATCATAAATCTCTTTTTCATCCATCTGAAACAATCCAATATTGGCGCCGCCTGCTCCAAAGATTCCTACATTGCCGTATTTCACAGAATAGCCATGAATATTCTTCACTCCATAAACTTCAGCAAGAAAATCCGCTGTTGCAACTGTTTCATGATTTCCTGGAATAAGCAAAACTTTCTCATTCCTTTTTTTAAAAGGACCGATTAAGTTTGTTGTTGACCTGTCTCCCATTGTCAGATCGCCGCAAAGAATAACCAAATCAACATTTTCCCTTTTTGCCTGCTCTGCCAGCTTCTCAGCCAGGCTCATGTCGCCGTGTATATCTCCAGCGGCAAGTATCTTCAGTTTTTTATCAGTTTTCTTTTCCATAATGCAAAATAATAGAACGTAATTTAAAAAACTTCCTATCTTTTTATGACCTTTTCATTGTCAGTCAGATCAATTATTGTTGAAGGCCTGCCTTTTTTCTCTCCTTCATATAGTATGAAATCAATCTTCACCTTTATTTCAGGATCAAGATTATCAAGCGATGTCATGAAATCCTTGCCAATTACATTGGCAGATGTTGTCACAATCGGAGCATTCAGCTCAGCAGCAACCTCACTGAACCAATGGTTTGGAATTCTAATGCCCAGAGTATCAAGATCAGAATTCACATTTGGAGAAACCGCATCCTTTTTTTTCAGTTTTAGAATCAGGGTATATGGTCCGGGCAATTTATTAATCCATTTTTCTGCTTCTTTTGAGACTTCGCAGTTTTCCCTGATCCATTCTTTGGAAGGGGCAATAATTGAAAAAGGCCTTGTATATCGCTGCTTCGCTTCCCTTACTTTTTTTACCGCTCCAAAATGCCTTGCATTGCAGCCGATTCCATAGATTGTGTCAGTAGGATGAATAAATGTAGCGCCATTTAATATCCCCCTCAAAATTGCTTCCTTGTTTATCTTGAATTCATCTTTATTTATGATTTCCATGATTTTCAGGAATGCCTTATGGTTTATAAAGCTTGTTATATGCACTATATACCCTTAGAATTCTATTTTGTCATTGATCTTTGTTTTGCCAATAATGCCGCAAGGTAATTCAACAGCATATTTTGCTCTTTTAACACTATTATAAATAGCAAAGGGCCTAAAGTTTTTTTTCCTCTCAACAACTCTTTTATCTCTATTTAAAAACAGCACATCAATCGGATAAAAAACAAAGAACATATGCAGTGAAATCCTTTTTTCTTCATCAAAAGCAAGGACCAATGCAAAATCCTTTATTTTCTTTGAAAACATTAATCCAATTGCCTTTGAAAACAGACTTTTACAGATTTTATGTTTTTCAGCCAGAATTATTTTTTGCGATACGTTCTTAATTGCCATTTATTTTATTGCTGCTTTTACAAATCCGTAAAATAATGGAGCCGGATCTTCAAGCCTTGATTTAAGTTCAGGATGTGCCTGCGTGGCTATAAAAAACTTGTGTTTTGAAAGCTCTATAAACTCAACTAATCTTCCGTTAGGTGACATTCCGCTGAACATCAATCCTTTTTCCTCCAGTATTTTATGATAGTCTGGATTGACTTCATAGCGGTGCCTGTGCCTTTCAGAAGCTTCATCTGAATTGTAAAGTTTCTGGACAATGCTTCCTTTCTTCAAAACTGCCTTGCAGGCGCCGAGCCTCATTGTAGCTCCTTTCTCTTTTACATTTTTCTGCTCAGGCAAAATATCTATGACTGGATTATTTGTTTTCTCGTCATTCTCGCTTGTGCCTGCATCTTTCAAGCCGCAGACATTTCTTGCAAATTCAATAACTGCTAACTGCAATCCATAGCACAATCCAAGGAAAGGAATGTCATTTTCACGGGCATATTGTATCACTTTTATTTTTCCTTCTGTTCCTCTTGCTCCAAATCCGCCAGGAACAATAACGCCATTAACATCCTTTAAAGCATCTTCAACTTTTACCTTTCCATTTTCTATCTCTGTTGTTTCAATCCATTTCAGTTCAACTTTTGCATTGAGATGCGCCCCTGCGTGCATCAACGCCTCTATAATGCTTGCGTAAGAGTCCATCAATGCAGTGTATTTGCCGCAGATTGCGATCTTGACCTTGTTTTTAGGATTTTTTATATTTGCAACTAATTTTTTCCACTCAACTAAATCATTTATGTTCCTGAGAGCTAATTTTTCTTTTAAAACTTTCAGCAATCCTTCCTTTTCAAAAATAATCGGCAGTTCATAAGTTGTCTCCACTTTCGGGTCTGATATCACTTCCTCTTTCCTTACATTGGAAAACAGGGCAATCTTTTCTTTTATCTTGTCCTGCAAATAATCTTCTGATCTGCCTATCACAATATCCGGCTGTATTCCTCTCTGCTCGAGCATTGAAACGCTCTGCTGCGTTGGCTTGCTTTTCTGCTCTTCCACACCGCCGACAACAGGCACGAATGCAAGATGGACATATAGAATATTTTCCCTGCCAACCATTGACTTTAACTGTCTTGCTGCTTCTATAAAGAGCATATTTTCTATATCGCCGACTGTGCCGCCGATTTCAATAAGCATGATGTCTGCTTTTTCCTCATTTGCAATCTCAAAAAGCCTGTTTTTAATTTCATCTGTAACATGCGGTATCATCTGCACTGTCTTGCCCAGGTAATCTCCTCTTCTTTCGCGGTCAATCACCGCTTTGAAAACCTTTCCAGAAGTCAGGTTCCATTTGAATTTGCAGTTTATATTCAGGAATCTTTCATAATGGCCGAAATCCATGTCAACCTCTCCACCGTCATCAAGAACAAATACTTCGCCATGCTCTATCGGATTCATTGTGCCCGGATCAACATTAAGATAGCCGTCGCACTT from Candidatus Woesearchaeota archaeon encodes the following:
- a CDS encoding DUF192 domain-containing protein; this encodes MAIKNVSQKIILAEKHKICKSLFSKAIGLMFSKKIKDFALVLAFDEEKRISLHMFFVFYPIDVLFLNRDKRVVERKKNFRPFAIYNSVKRAKYAVELPCGIIGKTKINDKIEF
- the pyrG gene encoding CTP synthase (glutamine hydrolyzing) gives rise to the protein MFLVVLTNKTKWIIVTGGVLSGLGKGIVTASIGRLLNSTYRVIPVKCDGYLNVDPGTMNPIEHGEVFVLDDGGEVDMDFGHYERFLNINCKFKWNLTSGKVFKAVIDRERRGDYLGKTVQMIPHVTDEIKNRLFEIANEEKADIMLIEIGGTVGDIENMLFIEAARQLKSMVGRENILYVHLAFVPVVGGVEEQKSKPTQQSVSMLEQRGIQPDIVIGRSEDYLQDKIKEKIALFSNVRKEEVISDPKVETTYELPIIFEKEGLLKVLKEKLALRNINDLVEWKKLVANIKNPKNKVKIAICGKYTALMDSYASIIEALMHAGAHLNAKVELKWIETTEIENGKVKVEDALKDVNGVIVPGGFGARGTEGKIKVIQYARENDIPFLGLCYGLQLAVIEFARNVCGLKDAGTSENDEKTNNPVIDILPEQKNVKEKGATMRLGACKAVLKKGSIVQKLYNSDEASERHRHRYEVNPDYHKILEEKGLMFSGMSPNGRLVEFIELSKHKFFIATQAHPELKSRLEDPAPLFYGFVKAAIK